The following coding sequences are from one Daphnia pulex isolate KAP4 chromosome 11, ASM2113471v1 window:
- the LOC124207814 gene encoding histone-arginine methyltransferase CARMER-like isoform X4, whose protein sequence is MAADAFSGVIVSSLSDSGQSKPKYEEPVVLKSCYDPNGISITVQSETGRDLFEFPVTRTSEYSKVGKKGYLFEFDYETILFTFKNDTDASNFHKSLGKLQLGKDLSVFTERTEDSSASQYFQFYGYLSQQQNMMQDYIRTSTYQRAILSNLDDFRDKVVLDVGAGSGILSFFAVQSGASKVYAVEASTMAQHAESLAKFNSLEQIQVVAGKIEEIELPEKVDIIISEPMGYMLFNERMLETFLHAKKWLKPGGKMFPSRGDLHIAPFNDETLYMEQFNKANFWYQQSFHGVDLSCLRAAAMKEYFRQPIVDTFDIRICTAKSVRHVVDFHTASESDLHRMDIPLEFHALQSGLVHGLAFWFDVAFFGSSTSVWLSTAPTEPLTHWYQVRCLLETPIFVKQGQLLTGTVLLLANKRQSYDVTIDLRVEGSGLTSSNTLDLKNPYFRYAGQPAQPPPGHSSASPSETYWAQLDVQAVTMVNGMTVNGLGEVSAMSDVTGVNNSNSSLLGLGKQLTHYLILENQVGARGGRPQVANTYPTSQIGGNSYTTTQQLVLGATSHYPLSNSLMIGDYVTPGSVILPSAAHLANMDTFQP, encoded by the exons ATGGCGGCTGACGCGTTCAGCGGTGTGATTGTCTCGTCCCTGTCAGACTCTGGTCAATCTAAGCCGAAATATGAAGAACCTGTCGTTTTGAAATCTTGCTACGATCCGAATGGAATCAGCATCACCGTTCAATCAG AAACCGGACGAGACCTATTTGAGTTTCCAGTCACAAGAACTTCAGAATACTCAAAAGTAGGCAAGAAAGGCTACCTGTTTGAATTTGACTATGAAACTATATTATTCACATTCAAAAATGACACAG ATGCATCCAATTTTCACAAGTCATTGGGCAAGTTACAGCTGGGCAAAGATTTGTCAGTATTCACAGAAAGAACAGAAGACTCTTCAGCCTCACAGTACTTTCAATTTTATGGATATTTATCTCAGCAGCAGAACATGATGCAGGACTACATACGAACAAGCACATACCAAAGAGCCATTCTATCCAACTTGGATGATTTTAGA GATAAAGTAGTTCTAGATGTTGGAGCAGGATCTGGCATTCTGTCATTTTTTGCTGTCCAATCGGGAGCTTCTAAAGTGTATGCTGTTGAAGCATCTACCATGGCTCAACATGCTGAG TCTTTGGCAAAGTTCAATTCCCTTGAACAGATCCAAGTAGTGGCTGGCAAGATAGAAGAGATTGAATTACCAGAAAAAGTTGATATTATCATTTCTGAACCCATGGGCTACATGCTTTTCAATGAAAGAATGTTGGAAACGTTTCTTCACGCTAAGAAGTGGCTCAAGCCGGGCG GTAAAATGTTCCCCTCAAGAGGTGATCTGCACATAGCTCCCTTTAATGATGAAACCCTGTACATGGAACAATTTAATAAAGCCAACTTTTg GTACCAGCAAAGCTTCCACGGAGTCGACTTGAGTTGCTTGAGAGCGGCCGCTATGAAGGAATACTTTCGCCAACCCATTGTTGATACATTTGATATTCGAATTTGCACCGCCAAGTCCGTCAGGCACGTTGTAGACTTTCACACTGCGTCAGAATCCGATCTTCACCGAATGG ATATCCCGCTCGAATTTCATGCCCTACAGTCTGGCTTAGTTCACGGGTTAGCCTTCTGGTTCGACGTGGCGTTCTTTGGCTCATCGACTTCTGTCTGGTTATCCACTGCACCCACTGAACCGTTGACTCACTGGTACCAAGTGCGCTGTTTGCTTGAAACTCCAATTTTCGTCAAGCAGGGTCAGCTGCTCACCGGAACCGTCCTACTTTTGGCCAACAAAAG GCAAAGTTACGATGTTACGATTGATTTGCGAGTGGAGGGATCTGGTCTGACCAGCAGCAACACCCTCGACCTGAAAAATCCATACTTCCGTTATGCTGGACAACCGGCGCAGCCACCTCCGGGTCACAGCAGTGCATCACCTAGTGAAACCTACTGGGCCCAGCTCGACGTTCAAG CTGTCACCATGGTCAACGGCATGACGGTCAACGGCCTCGGAGAAGTGTCTGCGATGAGCGACGTGACGGGCGTCAACAACTCTAATTCGTCGCTGCTGGGTCTGGGTAAGCAGCTCACCCACTACTTGATTTTAG AAAATCAAGTCGGTGCGCGGGGAGGCAGACCTCAGGTAGCCAACACTTACCCAACGTCGCAAATTGGAGGCAACTCGTACACAACG ACGCAGCAGCTCGTATTGGGGGCCACATCCCATTACCCGTTGAGCAATAGTTTAATGATCGGCGATTACGTCACGCCCGGCAGCGTGATCTTGCCCTCCGCCGCTCATTTGGCCAACATGGATACCTTCCAGCCCTAG
- the LOC124207814 gene encoding histone-arginine methyltransferase CARMER-like isoform X3, giving the protein MAADAFSGVIVSSLSDSGQSKPKYEEPVVLKSCYDPNGISITVQSETGRDLFEFPVTRTSEYSKVGKKGYLFEFDYETILFTFKNDTDASNFHKSLGKLQLGKDLSVFTERTEDSSASQYFQFYGYLSQQQNMMQDYIRTSTYQRAILSNLDDFRDKVVLDVGAGSGILSFFAVQSGASKVYAVEASTMAQHAESLAKFNSLEQIQVVAGKIEEIELPEKVDIIISEPMGYMLFNERMLETFLHAKKWLKPGGKMFPSRGDLHIAPFNDETLYMEQFNKANFWYQQSFHGVDLSCLRAAAMKEYFRQPIVDTFDIRICTAKSVRHVVDFHTASESDLHRMDIPLEFHALQSGLVHGLAFWFDVAFFGSSTSVWLSTAPTEPLTHWYQVRCLLETPIFVKQGQLLTGTVLLLANKRQSYDVTIDLRVEGSGLTSSNTLDLKNPYFRYAGQPAQPPPGHSSASPSETYWAQLDVQGARQGKCDPFSPVTMVNGMTVNGLGEVSAMSDVTGVNNSNSSLLGLENQVGARGGRPQVANTYPTSQIGGNSYTTTQQLVLGATSHYPLSNSLMIGDYVTPGSVILPSAAHLANMDTFQP; this is encoded by the exons ATGGCGGCTGACGCGTTCAGCGGTGTGATTGTCTCGTCCCTGTCAGACTCTGGTCAATCTAAGCCGAAATATGAAGAACCTGTCGTTTTGAAATCTTGCTACGATCCGAATGGAATCAGCATCACCGTTCAATCAG AAACCGGACGAGACCTATTTGAGTTTCCAGTCACAAGAACTTCAGAATACTCAAAAGTAGGCAAGAAAGGCTACCTGTTTGAATTTGACTATGAAACTATATTATTCACATTCAAAAATGACACAG ATGCATCCAATTTTCACAAGTCATTGGGCAAGTTACAGCTGGGCAAAGATTTGTCAGTATTCACAGAAAGAACAGAAGACTCTTCAGCCTCACAGTACTTTCAATTTTATGGATATTTATCTCAGCAGCAGAACATGATGCAGGACTACATACGAACAAGCACATACCAAAGAGCCATTCTATCCAACTTGGATGATTTTAGA GATAAAGTAGTTCTAGATGTTGGAGCAGGATCTGGCATTCTGTCATTTTTTGCTGTCCAATCGGGAGCTTCTAAAGTGTATGCTGTTGAAGCATCTACCATGGCTCAACATGCTGAG TCTTTGGCAAAGTTCAATTCCCTTGAACAGATCCAAGTAGTGGCTGGCAAGATAGAAGAGATTGAATTACCAGAAAAAGTTGATATTATCATTTCTGAACCCATGGGCTACATGCTTTTCAATGAAAGAATGTTGGAAACGTTTCTTCACGCTAAGAAGTGGCTCAAGCCGGGCG GTAAAATGTTCCCCTCAAGAGGTGATCTGCACATAGCTCCCTTTAATGATGAAACCCTGTACATGGAACAATTTAATAAAGCCAACTTTTg GTACCAGCAAAGCTTCCACGGAGTCGACTTGAGTTGCTTGAGAGCGGCCGCTATGAAGGAATACTTTCGCCAACCCATTGTTGATACATTTGATATTCGAATTTGCACCGCCAAGTCCGTCAGGCACGTTGTAGACTTTCACACTGCGTCAGAATCCGATCTTCACCGAATGG ATATCCCGCTCGAATTTCATGCCCTACAGTCTGGCTTAGTTCACGGGTTAGCCTTCTGGTTCGACGTGGCGTTCTTTGGCTCATCGACTTCTGTCTGGTTATCCACTGCACCCACTGAACCGTTGACTCACTGGTACCAAGTGCGCTGTTTGCTTGAAACTCCAATTTTCGTCAAGCAGGGTCAGCTGCTCACCGGAACCGTCCTACTTTTGGCCAACAAAAG GCAAAGTTACGATGTTACGATTGATTTGCGAGTGGAGGGATCTGGTCTGACCAGCAGCAACACCCTCGACCTGAAAAATCCATACTTCCGTTATGCTGGACAACCGGCGCAGCCACCTCCGGGTCACAGCAGTGCATCACCTAGTGAAACCTACTGGGCCCAGCTCGACGTTCAAGGTGCGCGGCAAGGTAAGTGTGACCCGTTTTCTC CTGTCACCATGGTCAACGGCATGACGGTCAACGGCCTCGGAGAAGTGTCTGCGATGAGCGACGTGACGGGCGTCAACAACTCTAATTCGTCGCTGCTGGGTCTGG AAAATCAAGTCGGTGCGCGGGGAGGCAGACCTCAGGTAGCCAACACTTACCCAACGTCGCAAATTGGAGGCAACTCGTACACAACG ACGCAGCAGCTCGTATTGGGGGCCACATCCCATTACCCGTTGAGCAATAGTTTAATGATCGGCGATTACGTCACGCCCGGCAGCGTGATCTTGCCCTCCGCCGCTCATTTGGCCAACATGGATACCTTCCAGCCCTAG
- the LOC124207814 gene encoding histone-arginine methyltransferase CARMER-like isoform X5, whose amino-acid sequence MAADAFSGVIVSSLSDSGQSKPKYEEPVVLKSCYDPNGISITVQSETGRDLFEFPVTRTSEYSKVGKKGYLFEFDYETILFTFKNDTDASNFHKSLGKLQLGKDLSVFTERTEDSSASQYFQFYGYLSQQQNMMQDYIRTSTYQRAILSNLDDFRDKVVLDVGAGSGILSFFAVQSGASKVYAVEASTMAQHAESLAKFNSLEQIQVVAGKIEEIELPEKVDIIISEPMGYMLFNERMLETFLHAKKWLKPGGKMFPSRGDLHIAPFNDETLYMEQFNKANFWYQQSFHGVDLSCLRAAAMKEYFRQPIVDTFDIRICTAKSVRHVVDFHTASESDLHRMDIPLEFHALQSGLVHGLAFWFDVAFFGSSTSVWLSTAPTEPLTHWYQVRCLLETPIFVKQGQLLTGTVLLLANKRQSYDVTIDLRVEGSGLTSSNTLDLKNPYFRYAGQPAQPPPGHSSASPSETYWAQLDVQGARQAVTMVNGMTVNGLGEVSAMSDVTGVNNSNSSLLGLENQVGARGGRPQVANTYPTSQIGGNSYTTTQQLVLGATSHYPLSNSLMIGDYVTPGSVILPSAAHLANMDTFQP is encoded by the exons ATGGCGGCTGACGCGTTCAGCGGTGTGATTGTCTCGTCCCTGTCAGACTCTGGTCAATCTAAGCCGAAATATGAAGAACCTGTCGTTTTGAAATCTTGCTACGATCCGAATGGAATCAGCATCACCGTTCAATCAG AAACCGGACGAGACCTATTTGAGTTTCCAGTCACAAGAACTTCAGAATACTCAAAAGTAGGCAAGAAAGGCTACCTGTTTGAATTTGACTATGAAACTATATTATTCACATTCAAAAATGACACAG ATGCATCCAATTTTCACAAGTCATTGGGCAAGTTACAGCTGGGCAAAGATTTGTCAGTATTCACAGAAAGAACAGAAGACTCTTCAGCCTCACAGTACTTTCAATTTTATGGATATTTATCTCAGCAGCAGAACATGATGCAGGACTACATACGAACAAGCACATACCAAAGAGCCATTCTATCCAACTTGGATGATTTTAGA GATAAAGTAGTTCTAGATGTTGGAGCAGGATCTGGCATTCTGTCATTTTTTGCTGTCCAATCGGGAGCTTCTAAAGTGTATGCTGTTGAAGCATCTACCATGGCTCAACATGCTGAG TCTTTGGCAAAGTTCAATTCCCTTGAACAGATCCAAGTAGTGGCTGGCAAGATAGAAGAGATTGAATTACCAGAAAAAGTTGATATTATCATTTCTGAACCCATGGGCTACATGCTTTTCAATGAAAGAATGTTGGAAACGTTTCTTCACGCTAAGAAGTGGCTCAAGCCGGGCG GTAAAATGTTCCCCTCAAGAGGTGATCTGCACATAGCTCCCTTTAATGATGAAACCCTGTACATGGAACAATTTAATAAAGCCAACTTTTg GTACCAGCAAAGCTTCCACGGAGTCGACTTGAGTTGCTTGAGAGCGGCCGCTATGAAGGAATACTTTCGCCAACCCATTGTTGATACATTTGATATTCGAATTTGCACCGCCAAGTCCGTCAGGCACGTTGTAGACTTTCACACTGCGTCAGAATCCGATCTTCACCGAATGG ATATCCCGCTCGAATTTCATGCCCTACAGTCTGGCTTAGTTCACGGGTTAGCCTTCTGGTTCGACGTGGCGTTCTTTGGCTCATCGACTTCTGTCTGGTTATCCACTGCACCCACTGAACCGTTGACTCACTGGTACCAAGTGCGCTGTTTGCTTGAAACTCCAATTTTCGTCAAGCAGGGTCAGCTGCTCACCGGAACCGTCCTACTTTTGGCCAACAAAAG GCAAAGTTACGATGTTACGATTGATTTGCGAGTGGAGGGATCTGGTCTGACCAGCAGCAACACCCTCGACCTGAAAAATCCATACTTCCGTTATGCTGGACAACCGGCGCAGCCACCTCCGGGTCACAGCAGTGCATCACCTAGTGAAACCTACTGGGCCCAGCTCGACGTTCAAGGTGCGCGGCAAG CTGTCACCATGGTCAACGGCATGACGGTCAACGGCCTCGGAGAAGTGTCTGCGATGAGCGACGTGACGGGCGTCAACAACTCTAATTCGTCGCTGCTGGGTCTGG AAAATCAAGTCGGTGCGCGGGGAGGCAGACCTCAGGTAGCCAACACTTACCCAACGTCGCAAATTGGAGGCAACTCGTACACAACG ACGCAGCAGCTCGTATTGGGGGCCACATCCCATTACCCGTTGAGCAATAGTTTAATGATCGGCGATTACGTCACGCCCGGCAGCGTGATCTTGCCCTCCGCCGCTCATTTGGCCAACATGGATACCTTCCAGCCCTAG
- the LOC124207814 gene encoding histone-arginine methyltransferase CARMER-like isoform X2, whose amino-acid sequence MAADAFSGVIVSSLSDSGQSKPKYEEPVVLKSCYDPNGISITVQSETGRDLFEFPVTRTSEYSKVGKKGYLFEFDYETILFTFKNDTDASNFHKSLGKLQLGKDLSVFTERTEDSSASQYFQFYGYLSQQQNMMQDYIRTSTYQRAILSNLDDFRDKVVLDVGAGSGILSFFAVQSGASKVYAVEASTMAQHAESLAKFNSLEQIQVVAGKIEEIELPEKVDIIISEPMGYMLFNERMLETFLHAKKWLKPGGKMFPSRGDLHIAPFNDETLYMEQFNKANFWYQQSFHGVDLSCLRAAAMKEYFRQPIVDTFDIRICTAKSVRHVVDFHTASESDLHRMDIPLEFHALQSGLVHGLAFWFDVAFFGSSTSVWLSTAPTEPLTHWYQVRCLLETPIFVKQGQLLTGTVLLLANKRQSYDVTIDLRVEGSGLTSSNTLDLKNPYFRYAGQPAQPPPGHSSASPSETYWAQLDVQGARQAVTMVNGMTVNGLGEVSAMSDVTGVNNSNSSLLGLGKQLTHYLILENQVGARGGRPQVANTYPTSQIGGNSYTTTQQLVLGATSHYPLSNSLMIGDYVTPGSVILPSAAHLANMDTFQP is encoded by the exons ATGGCGGCTGACGCGTTCAGCGGTGTGATTGTCTCGTCCCTGTCAGACTCTGGTCAATCTAAGCCGAAATATGAAGAACCTGTCGTTTTGAAATCTTGCTACGATCCGAATGGAATCAGCATCACCGTTCAATCAG AAACCGGACGAGACCTATTTGAGTTTCCAGTCACAAGAACTTCAGAATACTCAAAAGTAGGCAAGAAAGGCTACCTGTTTGAATTTGACTATGAAACTATATTATTCACATTCAAAAATGACACAG ATGCATCCAATTTTCACAAGTCATTGGGCAAGTTACAGCTGGGCAAAGATTTGTCAGTATTCACAGAAAGAACAGAAGACTCTTCAGCCTCACAGTACTTTCAATTTTATGGATATTTATCTCAGCAGCAGAACATGATGCAGGACTACATACGAACAAGCACATACCAAAGAGCCATTCTATCCAACTTGGATGATTTTAGA GATAAAGTAGTTCTAGATGTTGGAGCAGGATCTGGCATTCTGTCATTTTTTGCTGTCCAATCGGGAGCTTCTAAAGTGTATGCTGTTGAAGCATCTACCATGGCTCAACATGCTGAG TCTTTGGCAAAGTTCAATTCCCTTGAACAGATCCAAGTAGTGGCTGGCAAGATAGAAGAGATTGAATTACCAGAAAAAGTTGATATTATCATTTCTGAACCCATGGGCTACATGCTTTTCAATGAAAGAATGTTGGAAACGTTTCTTCACGCTAAGAAGTGGCTCAAGCCGGGCG GTAAAATGTTCCCCTCAAGAGGTGATCTGCACATAGCTCCCTTTAATGATGAAACCCTGTACATGGAACAATTTAATAAAGCCAACTTTTg GTACCAGCAAAGCTTCCACGGAGTCGACTTGAGTTGCTTGAGAGCGGCCGCTATGAAGGAATACTTTCGCCAACCCATTGTTGATACATTTGATATTCGAATTTGCACCGCCAAGTCCGTCAGGCACGTTGTAGACTTTCACACTGCGTCAGAATCCGATCTTCACCGAATGG ATATCCCGCTCGAATTTCATGCCCTACAGTCTGGCTTAGTTCACGGGTTAGCCTTCTGGTTCGACGTGGCGTTCTTTGGCTCATCGACTTCTGTCTGGTTATCCACTGCACCCACTGAACCGTTGACTCACTGGTACCAAGTGCGCTGTTTGCTTGAAACTCCAATTTTCGTCAAGCAGGGTCAGCTGCTCACCGGAACCGTCCTACTTTTGGCCAACAAAAG GCAAAGTTACGATGTTACGATTGATTTGCGAGTGGAGGGATCTGGTCTGACCAGCAGCAACACCCTCGACCTGAAAAATCCATACTTCCGTTATGCTGGACAACCGGCGCAGCCACCTCCGGGTCACAGCAGTGCATCACCTAGTGAAACCTACTGGGCCCAGCTCGACGTTCAAGGTGCGCGGCAAG CTGTCACCATGGTCAACGGCATGACGGTCAACGGCCTCGGAGAAGTGTCTGCGATGAGCGACGTGACGGGCGTCAACAACTCTAATTCGTCGCTGCTGGGTCTGGGTAAGCAGCTCACCCACTACTTGATTTTAG AAAATCAAGTCGGTGCGCGGGGAGGCAGACCTCAGGTAGCCAACACTTACCCAACGTCGCAAATTGGAGGCAACTCGTACACAACG ACGCAGCAGCTCGTATTGGGGGCCACATCCCATTACCCGTTGAGCAATAGTTTAATGATCGGCGATTACGTCACGCCCGGCAGCGTGATCTTGCCCTCCGCCGCTCATTTGGCCAACATGGATACCTTCCAGCCCTAG
- the LOC124207814 gene encoding histone-arginine methyltransferase CARMER-like isoform X6, translating into MAADAFSGVIVSSLSDSGQSKPKYEEPVVLKSCYDPNGISITVQSETGRDLFEFPVTRTSEYSKVGKKGYLFEFDYETILFTFKNDTDASNFHKSLGKLQLGKDLSVFTERTEDSSASQYFQFYGYLSQQQNMMQDYIRTSTYQRAILSNLDDFRDKVVLDVGAGSGILSFFAVQSGASKVYAVEASTMAQHAESLAKFNSLEQIQVVAGKIEEIELPEKVDIIISEPMGYMLFNERMLETFLHAKKWLKPGGKMFPSRGDLHIAPFNDETLYMEQFNKANFWYQQSFHGVDLSCLRAAAMKEYFRQPIVDTFDIRICTAKSVRHVVDFHTASESDLHRMDIPLEFHALQSGLVHGLAFWFDVAFFGSSTSVWLSTAPTEPLTHWYQVRCLLETPIFVKQGQLLTGTVLLLANKRQSYDVTIDLRVEGSGLTSSNTLDLKNPYFRYAGQPAQPPPGHSSASPSETYWAQLDVQAVTMVNGMTVNGLGEVSAMSDVTGVNNSNSSLLGLENQVGARGGRPQVANTYPTSQIGGNSYTTTQQLVLGATSHYPLSNSLMIGDYVTPGSVILPSAAHLANMDTFQP; encoded by the exons ATGGCGGCTGACGCGTTCAGCGGTGTGATTGTCTCGTCCCTGTCAGACTCTGGTCAATCTAAGCCGAAATATGAAGAACCTGTCGTTTTGAAATCTTGCTACGATCCGAATGGAATCAGCATCACCGTTCAATCAG AAACCGGACGAGACCTATTTGAGTTTCCAGTCACAAGAACTTCAGAATACTCAAAAGTAGGCAAGAAAGGCTACCTGTTTGAATTTGACTATGAAACTATATTATTCACATTCAAAAATGACACAG ATGCATCCAATTTTCACAAGTCATTGGGCAAGTTACAGCTGGGCAAAGATTTGTCAGTATTCACAGAAAGAACAGAAGACTCTTCAGCCTCACAGTACTTTCAATTTTATGGATATTTATCTCAGCAGCAGAACATGATGCAGGACTACATACGAACAAGCACATACCAAAGAGCCATTCTATCCAACTTGGATGATTTTAGA GATAAAGTAGTTCTAGATGTTGGAGCAGGATCTGGCATTCTGTCATTTTTTGCTGTCCAATCGGGAGCTTCTAAAGTGTATGCTGTTGAAGCATCTACCATGGCTCAACATGCTGAG TCTTTGGCAAAGTTCAATTCCCTTGAACAGATCCAAGTAGTGGCTGGCAAGATAGAAGAGATTGAATTACCAGAAAAAGTTGATATTATCATTTCTGAACCCATGGGCTACATGCTTTTCAATGAAAGAATGTTGGAAACGTTTCTTCACGCTAAGAAGTGGCTCAAGCCGGGCG GTAAAATGTTCCCCTCAAGAGGTGATCTGCACATAGCTCCCTTTAATGATGAAACCCTGTACATGGAACAATTTAATAAAGCCAACTTTTg GTACCAGCAAAGCTTCCACGGAGTCGACTTGAGTTGCTTGAGAGCGGCCGCTATGAAGGAATACTTTCGCCAACCCATTGTTGATACATTTGATATTCGAATTTGCACCGCCAAGTCCGTCAGGCACGTTGTAGACTTTCACACTGCGTCAGAATCCGATCTTCACCGAATGG ATATCCCGCTCGAATTTCATGCCCTACAGTCTGGCTTAGTTCACGGGTTAGCCTTCTGGTTCGACGTGGCGTTCTTTGGCTCATCGACTTCTGTCTGGTTATCCACTGCACCCACTGAACCGTTGACTCACTGGTACCAAGTGCGCTGTTTGCTTGAAACTCCAATTTTCGTCAAGCAGGGTCAGCTGCTCACCGGAACCGTCCTACTTTTGGCCAACAAAAG GCAAAGTTACGATGTTACGATTGATTTGCGAGTGGAGGGATCTGGTCTGACCAGCAGCAACACCCTCGACCTGAAAAATCCATACTTCCGTTATGCTGGACAACCGGCGCAGCCACCTCCGGGTCACAGCAGTGCATCACCTAGTGAAACCTACTGGGCCCAGCTCGACGTTCAAG CTGTCACCATGGTCAACGGCATGACGGTCAACGGCCTCGGAGAAGTGTCTGCGATGAGCGACGTGACGGGCGTCAACAACTCTAATTCGTCGCTGCTGGGTCTGG AAAATCAAGTCGGTGCGCGGGGAGGCAGACCTCAGGTAGCCAACACTTACCCAACGTCGCAAATTGGAGGCAACTCGTACACAACG ACGCAGCAGCTCGTATTGGGGGCCACATCCCATTACCCGTTGAGCAATAGTTTAATGATCGGCGATTACGTCACGCCCGGCAGCGTGATCTTGCCCTCCGCCGCTCATTTGGCCAACATGGATACCTTCCAGCCCTAG
- the LOC124207814 gene encoding histone-arginine methyltransferase CARMER-like isoform X1 — translation MAADAFSGVIVSSLSDSGQSKPKYEEPVVLKSCYDPNGISITVQSETGRDLFEFPVTRTSEYSKVGKKGYLFEFDYETILFTFKNDTDASNFHKSLGKLQLGKDLSVFTERTEDSSASQYFQFYGYLSQQQNMMQDYIRTSTYQRAILSNLDDFRDKVVLDVGAGSGILSFFAVQSGASKVYAVEASTMAQHAESLAKFNSLEQIQVVAGKIEEIELPEKVDIIISEPMGYMLFNERMLETFLHAKKWLKPGGKMFPSRGDLHIAPFNDETLYMEQFNKANFWYQQSFHGVDLSCLRAAAMKEYFRQPIVDTFDIRICTAKSVRHVVDFHTASESDLHRMDIPLEFHALQSGLVHGLAFWFDVAFFGSSTSVWLSTAPTEPLTHWYQVRCLLETPIFVKQGQLLTGTVLLLANKRQSYDVTIDLRVEGSGLTSSNTLDLKNPYFRYAGQPAQPPPGHSSASPSETYWAQLDVQGARQGKCDPFSPVTMVNGMTVNGLGEVSAMSDVTGVNNSNSSLLGLGKQLTHYLILENQVGARGGRPQVANTYPTSQIGGNSYTTTQQLVLGATSHYPLSNSLMIGDYVTPGSVILPSAAHLANMDTFQP, via the exons ATGGCGGCTGACGCGTTCAGCGGTGTGATTGTCTCGTCCCTGTCAGACTCTGGTCAATCTAAGCCGAAATATGAAGAACCTGTCGTTTTGAAATCTTGCTACGATCCGAATGGAATCAGCATCACCGTTCAATCAG AAACCGGACGAGACCTATTTGAGTTTCCAGTCACAAGAACTTCAGAATACTCAAAAGTAGGCAAGAAAGGCTACCTGTTTGAATTTGACTATGAAACTATATTATTCACATTCAAAAATGACACAG ATGCATCCAATTTTCACAAGTCATTGGGCAAGTTACAGCTGGGCAAAGATTTGTCAGTATTCACAGAAAGAACAGAAGACTCTTCAGCCTCACAGTACTTTCAATTTTATGGATATTTATCTCAGCAGCAGAACATGATGCAGGACTACATACGAACAAGCACATACCAAAGAGCCATTCTATCCAACTTGGATGATTTTAGA GATAAAGTAGTTCTAGATGTTGGAGCAGGATCTGGCATTCTGTCATTTTTTGCTGTCCAATCGGGAGCTTCTAAAGTGTATGCTGTTGAAGCATCTACCATGGCTCAACATGCTGAG TCTTTGGCAAAGTTCAATTCCCTTGAACAGATCCAAGTAGTGGCTGGCAAGATAGAAGAGATTGAATTACCAGAAAAAGTTGATATTATCATTTCTGAACCCATGGGCTACATGCTTTTCAATGAAAGAATGTTGGAAACGTTTCTTCACGCTAAGAAGTGGCTCAAGCCGGGCG GTAAAATGTTCCCCTCAAGAGGTGATCTGCACATAGCTCCCTTTAATGATGAAACCCTGTACATGGAACAATTTAATAAAGCCAACTTTTg GTACCAGCAAAGCTTCCACGGAGTCGACTTGAGTTGCTTGAGAGCGGCCGCTATGAAGGAATACTTTCGCCAACCCATTGTTGATACATTTGATATTCGAATTTGCACCGCCAAGTCCGTCAGGCACGTTGTAGACTTTCACACTGCGTCAGAATCCGATCTTCACCGAATGG ATATCCCGCTCGAATTTCATGCCCTACAGTCTGGCTTAGTTCACGGGTTAGCCTTCTGGTTCGACGTGGCGTTCTTTGGCTCATCGACTTCTGTCTGGTTATCCACTGCACCCACTGAACCGTTGACTCACTGGTACCAAGTGCGCTGTTTGCTTGAAACTCCAATTTTCGTCAAGCAGGGTCAGCTGCTCACCGGAACCGTCCTACTTTTGGCCAACAAAAG GCAAAGTTACGATGTTACGATTGATTTGCGAGTGGAGGGATCTGGTCTGACCAGCAGCAACACCCTCGACCTGAAAAATCCATACTTCCGTTATGCTGGACAACCGGCGCAGCCACCTCCGGGTCACAGCAGTGCATCACCTAGTGAAACCTACTGGGCCCAGCTCGACGTTCAAGGTGCGCGGCAAGGTAAGTGTGACCCGTTTTCTC CTGTCACCATGGTCAACGGCATGACGGTCAACGGCCTCGGAGAAGTGTCTGCGATGAGCGACGTGACGGGCGTCAACAACTCTAATTCGTCGCTGCTGGGTCTGGGTAAGCAGCTCACCCACTACTTGATTTTAG AAAATCAAGTCGGTGCGCGGGGAGGCAGACCTCAGGTAGCCAACACTTACCCAACGTCGCAAATTGGAGGCAACTCGTACACAACG ACGCAGCAGCTCGTATTGGGGGCCACATCCCATTACCCGTTGAGCAATAGTTTAATGATCGGCGATTACGTCACGCCCGGCAGCGTGATCTTGCCCTCCGCCGCTCATTTGGCCAACATGGATACCTTCCAGCCCTAG